In a single window of the Oenanthe melanoleuca isolate GR-GAL-2019-014 chromosome 28, OMel1.0, whole genome shotgun sequence genome:
- the DIRAS1 gene encoding GTP-binding protein Di-Ras1, whose product MPEQSNDYRVVVFGAGGVGKSSLVLRFVKGTFRDTYIPTIEDTYRQVISCDKSVCTLQITDTTGSHQFPAMQRLSISKGHAFILVFSVTSKQSLEELKPIYQQIVQIKGSVESIPIMLVGNKCDETQREVESREGEAMAKEWKCAFMETSAKMNYNVKELFQELLNLEKRRNVSLTIDGKRSSKQKRTDKIKGKCSIM is encoded by the coding sequence ATGCCGGAGCAGAGCAACGACTACCGGGTGGTTGTGTTCGGGGCCGGCGGCGTGGGCAAGAGCTCGCTGGTGCTGCGCTTCGTCAAGGGGACCTTCCGCGACACCTACATCCCGACCATCGAGGACACCTACCGGCAGGTGATCAGCTGCGACAAGAGCGTGTGCACGCTGCAGATCACCGACACCACCGGCAGCCACCAGTTCCCGGCCATGCAGCGCCTGTCCATCTCCAAGGGCCATGCCTTCATCCTGGTCTTCTCGGTCACCAGCAAGCAGTCGCTGGAGGAGCTGAAGCCGATCTACCAGCAGATCGTGCAGATCAAGGGCAGCGTGGAGAGCATCCCCATCATGCTGGTGGGCAACAAGTGCGACGAGACGCAGCGCGaggtggagagcagggagggggaggcCATGGCCAAGGAGTGGAAATGCGCCTTCATGGAGACCTCGGCCAAGATGAACTACAACGTCAAGGAGctcttccaggagctgctgaacctggagaagaggaggaacGTCAGCCTCACCATCGACGGGAAGCGCTCCAGCAAGCAGAAGAGGACAGACAAAATCAAGGGGAAGTGCAGCATCATGTAG